GATATCCAAATGAGTGGCCTTTCCGATTTAACAAAGTTTAGTACGGAACTGACGATTTTTGCGATGTTTGACGCAATGCCTGGATCATTATTCCTTTCGATTACTGCTGTTATCTTAATCGCTTCGTTTTTCATTACGTCGGCAGACTCTGCAACATTCGTGTTGGGTATCCAATCTACGAACGGATCATTGACGCCGCCGAACACTGTGAAGCTCATCTGGGGACTGATTCAGTCAACAATTGCCGTCATATTGCTATCAGTGAACGGGTTAACCGCTTTACAAAACACCATAACGATCGCAGCTTTACCGTTTTCCTTCATCATGTTGCTCATGGTTGTTGCATTAATGAAAGCACTAAAAGCGGAAGCTATATTAATCAAAAAAGGAAAGTAATGTGAAGTCGATTATATTTTAAAAATATAATCATTATTTAATACCCACCATTTCAGTTTATACAATTGAAAAGGTGGGTATTTTGTTTAGAAGGGATTGTTATATGTACGGATCAGCGAAAAAACTTAAGAATTGACCACTTCCACGTGATATAGATATAAATAACGAGGACTAAAATACGCATTAGAATCGTTCGCTAGCGTAGCGGTTGTATTTAATAATGGATATGATATAGTTGAAAATTATATCGAAATCGTAATTCTATAGGAGGGTCTATGAGAAAAATATCAAATGTATTTTATATAACTATGGCACTGATTATTTTAGCAGTTGGCTATGGAGCTTTGGCACCGGACAGCTTTGAAGCCGTTACAACAACCATCAAGGACTTTGTTGCCTCAACATTCGGTTGGTATTACATGGTACTTATGTCATTCATGTTGGCGTTTTGTGTATTTATTATATTAAGTCCGTATGGGAAAATCCGGCTTGGTAAAGATTCCGATCGGCCACAATTTTCGACGGTCACTTGGATTGCAATGCTGTTTTCTGCTGGTATGGGTATAGGTCTTGTCTTTTACGGGGCTGCGGAACCATTATCACACTACGCAATCAGTCCAGCGACAGCGGATCCAAATACAGCGGCAGCGTTTAAAGAAGGATTACGTCAGTCATTTTTCCATTGGGGATTCCACGTTTGGGCTATGTATGCAATTGTTGCCCTATCGCTAGCATTCTTTCAGTTCCGTAAAGGAGAACCAGGTTTAATTTCAGCAACATTGAAGCCGATTTTCGGTAAGAAAATGGAAGGTCCATGGGGTATTTTCGTTGATGTTCTTGCCGTTTTCGCTACAACGTTCGGAGTCGCAACTTCGCTCGGCTTCGGCGCTGTTCAAATTAATGCCGGGTTGAATTATCTGTTTGGTATTGAAATTGGGATTTTCCCTCAACTCATTATTATAGCAATCGTCACTGTTTTGTTTGTTATATCAGCTTGGTCAGGACTTAGCCGAGGGATTAAATATTTATCAAATATGAATCTTGTATTAGCTGTTGTTCTACTCTTATTTGTTCTAATTCTTGGACCGACATTGCTGATTTTGAATATGTTCACGGATTCATTTGGTGGTTATTTGGCAAACATTGTTGATATGAGTTTTCGAACAGCGCCACTCGATGAAGGTAATCGAGAATGGCTAAATGG
This DNA window, taken from Sporosarcina sp. 6E9, encodes the following:
- a CDS encoding BCCT family transporter, coding for MRKISNVFYITMALIILAVGYGALAPDSFEAVTTTIKDFVASTFGWYYMVLMSFMLAFCVFIILSPYGKIRLGKDSDRPQFSTVTWIAMLFSAGMGIGLVFYGAAEPLSHYAISPATADPNTAAAFKEGLRQSFFHWGFHVWAMYAIVALSLAFFQFRKGEPGLISATLKPIFGKKMEGPWGIFVDVLAVFATTFGVATSLGFGAVQINAGLNYLFGIEIGIFPQLIIIAIVTVLFVISAWSGLSRGIKYLSNMNLVLAVVLLLFVLILGPTLLILNMFTDSFGGYLANIVDMSFRTAPLDEGNREWLNGWTIFYWAWWIAWAPFVSMFIARVSKGRTIREFLIGVLLAPTILGAFWLATFGTTAVNMQKVGVRDLASTSTELTIFEMFSAMPWPWVLSIVAVLLISSFFITSADSATFVLGMLSTNGSLTPPNVVKLGWGAIQSTIAVILLSVNGLTALQNTIIIAALPFSFIILLMVVALLKGLKAEMLLIKRRK